A single Sulfurimonas aquatica DNA region contains:
- a CDS encoding sensor histidine kinase produces MLKIFSGLLLLSVYANAASFELYEQLNLLFLGAFGMIVLYNLAYYLVIKDKAYADYFLFHVLVFVIMLFYTGVFDDGLLEFSMKGVPVGFFLLAVLALLSFSRNFLNLQKINSNADKYIIYLQYPLLVLFALSVFPITNTISIIVNIAIVYIILLAFLLVGISSYLSLAKKEVYAYFYLVGLMGLLISVIIAFLSYFDVLDLSPKMTYIIEFSLLLESIIFSFAISYKHKDGILKLRQNELLFKELSHRVQNNLQSIISILTLQQSRVKEIDVKEYLQDTISRIRSISLMHENLQNSKHVGAVNMSEYLDAMLEPYKVLNKEITFTLSCKEDLFLSVEKLTPLALIINELITNSIKHAFLNIEDPKVSITLKKENTYSFIYADNGVGYDKHNKSLGSLLIQNLSTSQLKGEYSVDSKEKYLFSLKF; encoded by the coding sequence ATGTTAAAAATATTTTCAGGTTTACTCCTGCTATCCGTTTATGCAAATGCAGCTTCTTTTGAGCTGTATGAGCAGTTAAACTTATTGTTCTTAGGTGCATTTGGCATGATTGTGCTTTACAATCTAGCCTATTATCTTGTAATAAAAGACAAAGCTTATGCAGATTATTTTTTATTTCATGTGTTAGTATTTGTCATTATGCTTTTTTATACCGGTGTGTTTGACGATGGACTACTTGAGTTTAGCATGAAGGGTGTTCCCGTCGGGTTCTTTTTGTTAGCGGTTTTGGCACTCTTATCATTTAGTAGAAACTTTTTAAATTTGCAAAAAATTAACTCTAATGCAGATAAGTATATTATATATTTACAATACCCTCTTTTAGTCTTGTTTGCACTCTCTGTTTTTCCTATAACAAATACCATCAGCATAATCGTGAACATCGCTATTGTATATATCATCTTACTCGCTTTTTTACTTGTGGGAATTTCATCTTATCTTAGTTTAGCGAAAAAAGAAGTTTATGCTTATTTTTATCTTGTTGGTTTAATGGGTCTACTTATCTCGGTTATCATCGCTTTTTTAAGTTACTTCGATGTTCTCGACTTAAGTCCAAAAATGACTTATATTATTGAATTTTCTCTTCTTTTAGAATCGATTATATTCTCATTTGCAATTTCTTACAAACACAAAGATGGGATATTAAAACTAAGACAGAACGAACTTCTGTTTAAAGAGCTGTCTCATAGAGTTCAAAATAATCTACAGTCTATCATAAGTATCCTCACACTACAACAAAGTAGAGTTAAAGAGATTGATGTTAAAGAGTATCTACAAGACACAATAAGCAGAATTCGTAGCATCTCCCTTATGCATGAAAACCTTCAAAATTCGAAACATGTTGGGGCAGTAAACATGAGCGAGTATCTAGATGCCATGCTTGAACCATACAAGGTGTTAAACAAAGAGATAACATTTACACTGAGTTGCAAAGAAGATCTGTTTTTAAGTGTTGAAAAACTTACTCCATTGGCTCTTATAATCAACGAACTAATAACAAACTCTATAAAACATGCTTTTTTAAACATTGAAGATCCAAAAGTCTCCATTACTCTAAAAAAAGAAAATACCTATTCATTCATATATGCAGACAATGGTGTTGGGTATGACAAACACAATAAATCTCTAGGGAGTCTACTAATTCAAAATTTATCCACATCGCAGCTAAAAGGTGAATATTCAGTTGACTCAAAAGAGAAGTATCTCTTTTCATTGAAATTTTAA
- a CDS encoding GGDEF domain-containing response regulator, with product MKNKILLVEDNSELLQQHIDQVSVLGYESIGVSNFKELKNILDLEKENIFIVLHDHILANDLESNALDLLMQNDIPTIVFSEVYNENIAEETVFNGALDYVVNNEGIDYTYILQMIERTYKNQVVKAIVADGNKTARATQVNLLKKFNIDSFEAKNTLEIERLLQKNKDIGLVIVDQSLDGETGTDVILKLRKIHSKDNLAIIGVTEHGHSSRLAIEFLKKGANDFITKPFISEEFNLRVMQSLDTLEFIHVNKQSAMTDHLTQMYNKRAFESLGGEICILAKKEDSNVACAMLDIDFFKKINDTYGHHIGDKVLVSVSEIFKEHFRKSDLVARVGGEEFTVLLSNIKTEKVVEIFEEFRKKIESKVISTDNGDITVTISIGLYLSKEYILHNIVEKADGLLYDAKNSGRNKIKFLEK from the coding sequence GTGAAAAATAAAATCTTACTTGTAGAAGATAATAGTGAGTTGTTACAACAACATATAGACCAAGTCTCTGTTCTTGGATATGAGTCAATTGGAGTGAGTAATTTTAAAGAGTTAAAAAATATATTAGATCTTGAAAAAGAAAATATTTTTATAGTATTACACGATCATATACTTGCTAATGATCTTGAGTCAAATGCTCTTGATCTGTTGATGCAAAATGATATACCTACAATAGTTTTTTCAGAAGTTTATAATGAAAACATAGCTGAAGAAACTGTCTTTAACGGTGCTTTAGATTATGTTGTAAATAATGAAGGCATTGATTATACATATATATTGCAGATGATTGAAAGAACATATAAAAACCAAGTTGTAAAAGCAATAGTAGCCGATGGAAATAAAACTGCTAGAGCGACACAGGTCAATCTTCTTAAAAAATTTAATATTGATTCATTTGAAGCAAAAAACACTCTAGAAATAGAGAGATTACTTCAAAAGAATAAAGATATTGGTTTAGTGATTGTAGATCAGTCTCTTGATGGTGAAACAGGTACGGACGTTATTTTAAAATTGAGAAAAATACACTCAAAAGACAACTTAGCAATTATTGGGGTAACGGAACATGGGCACTCTAGTCGTCTAGCGATAGAGTTTTTAAAAAAAGGTGCCAATGACTTTATAACAAAGCCCTTTATAAGTGAAGAGTTTAACTTACGCGTAATGCAATCATTAGATACTTTGGAGTTTATACATGTAAATAAACAAAGTGCTATGACAGACCACCTTACTCAAATGTATAACAAAAGAGCTTTTGAGTCACTTGGCGGTGAAATTTGTATTTTAGCTAAAAAAGAAGACTCAAATGTTGCATGTGCAATGTTAGACATAGACTTTTTTAAAAAAATAAATGATACATATGGGCATCATATAGGTGATAAAGTTTTAGTAAGTGTTTCTGAAATATTTAAAGAACACTTTAGAAAAAGCGACCTTGTAGCAAGAGTCGGTGGTGAAGAGTTTACTGTACTCTTAAGTAATATCAAAACTGAAAAAGTAGTTGAAATATTTGAAGAGTTCAGAAAAAAGATTGAAAGTAAGGTTATATCTACTGATAATGGAGATATAACTGTCACTATCTCCATTGGACTTTATTTAAGCAAAGAATACATACTCCATAACATTGTAGAAAAAGCTGATGGATTACTTTATGATGCAAAGAACAGCGGAAGAAATAAAATAAAGTTTTTAGAAAAGTAG
- a CDS encoding SPFH domain-containing protein: protein MEFVKAKPNEYLVVAKAGNIQSLGVAGSKFIWPGQSSIMIPSTQIEAEFAMTQESKDGIALRFKGIVVYHIDKPEVAAQRFDFSNDGRAEINHLLANVSLGELRDKVSHMNMQDCINERKTTLKDAIVQELETITDTCGIAINVVQVAQVFIVEEDVRQQLEAEVRNKLRANSELSNIKTLEAIEQEDAASKLRLKRDEFEHQKERMKIDGERQELALKNKRKEMEDTLPFKLFESEQKMTLMQKKLEVYEFKEKLNLVKAKANLVEEIERNKVRKDILPLEQIPEIAGAVSKMFNGANLSFYNDQSQLMSTISPIIDRVSEALNKNK, encoded by the coding sequence ATGGAATTTGTAAAAGCTAAACCAAATGAGTATCTAGTAGTAGCTAAAGCTGGGAATATTCAAAGTCTTGGAGTTGCTGGAAGTAAGTTTATATGGCCAGGTCAATCTTCTATTATGATACCAAGCACACAAATAGAAGCAGAGTTTGCTATGACGCAAGAGTCAAAAGACGGGATAGCTCTACGCTTTAAAGGTATAGTGGTTTATCATATTGACAAACCTGAAGTAGCAGCACAAAGGTTTGATTTTTCAAATGATGGACGGGCTGAAATAAATCATCTTCTAGCCAATGTTTCTCTTGGCGAATTACGAGATAAAGTATCTCATATGAATATGCAAGACTGTATAAACGAGAGAAAAACAACACTTAAAGACGCAATAGTTCAGGAGCTTGAAACAATCACAGATACTTGTGGCATAGCGATAAATGTTGTTCAAGTAGCACAGGTCTTTATCGTAGAAGAAGATGTAAGACAACAGCTTGAAGCAGAGGTTAGAAATAAACTTCGTGCAAATAGTGAACTATCAAACATTAAAACTTTAGAAGCTATAGAGCAAGAAGATGCCGCTTCTAAGCTTAGATTAAAACGTGATGAGTTTGAACATCAAAAAGAACGTATGAAAATTGACGGAGAAAGACAAGAACTTGCATTAAAAAATAAAAGAAAAGAGATGGAGGATACTCTTCCTTTTAAACTTTTTGAATCAGAACAGAAAATGACGCTGATGCAAAAAAAGTTGGAAGTTTATGAGTTTAAAGAAAAACTCAACCTAGTTAAAGCCAAAGCAAACCTTGTTGAAGAAATCGAAAGAAATAAAGTGAGAAAAGACATTTTACCGCTAGAACAGATTCCTGAAATTGCAGGAGCGGTTTCAAAAATGTTTAATGGAGCAAATTTGAGTTTTTATAATGATCAATCACAACTAATGTCTACAATTTCACCCATAATAGATAGGGTTTCAGAAGCTTTAAATAAAAATAAATAA
- a CDS encoding TIR domain-containing protein has product MIKKTIFISYGRDVKNPQHVELVKKVKSTLEKEGFNVLMDIEQLQTGVDWELQLEKNISQSDWILFFITPYSARRPDGYCLNELSFGLSLRKPIAPIMVDFEVAPLSISRIQYLDLQHVIDYDTKIKEILSVLNERKKLGFEGGHTALLSVLDPLKSDTIIAKHIHGFVGREWIYIEVDRWLKEEKNSRVLWITAEAGYGKSALSTFLSEKHPSSTSVHFCQHDYRESRDPIHMLKVLIYELSTQIPEYYEMLLGINFKEKIQGSAENIFKQILLEPLDKIKRPEKDRFFIIDALDEAKDGDEKNPIMELISNHFSALPEWLNIIVTSRPEPELMRKLKKFNPIELKANNRENFDDLEKFIFQTLPELEASKVQALLNKSEGNILFLKKMLELENIKDDDFRIEDIEKLPIGMEGFYQQFFERKFDDIELYEEVFLDLVSIIVSSQEGLPSFLITYILEMGEREYNKKRASFGSLLEEHNSLITFYHKSLFDWLSDYSISGDYSADINKGNQLLANKLWQLYQEDQKKFLTHYEHYLLQALYEIKAYDKLEIILQDICFIKEMFSNNKELVYKDILDFLMKSNSIKMDSKYQNISFIESWPNGSILSSDRRNIFIWSKKGELQSIIEGHTGLINGIQILDDGRILSYSNDATMRIYSPDGILLVIMQGHTDRVNGIEILNDNRILSYSWDTTLRLWSPDGMAVAIMCGHSDCVNGVEILNDGRILSYSYDNTLRLWSSSGKPLVVMEGHTSPINIVEILADGRIISSSVDNISFIWSSKGELLEKH; this is encoded by the coding sequence ATGATAAAAAAAACTATATTTATATCTTACGGACGTGATGTGAAAAACCCTCAGCACGTAGAACTTGTTAAGAAAGTAAAGTCAACCCTAGAGAAGGAAGGCTTTAATGTTTTAATGGACATTGAACAACTCCAAACTGGAGTAGATTGGGAGCTTCAACTAGAAAAAAATATTTCCCAGTCAGATTGGATACTTTTTTTTATAACACCTTATTCAGCAAGAAGACCTGATGGATACTGTTTAAATGAATTGTCTTTTGGACTTAGTTTGCGAAAGCCTATAGCTCCTATTATGGTTGATTTTGAAGTTGCCCCTCTTTCTATTTCTCGTATTCAGTATCTTGACCTTCAGCATGTTATTGATTATGATACGAAAATTAAAGAGATTCTTTCCGTGCTTAATGAGAGAAAAAAGCTTGGATTTGAAGGGGGTCATACAGCATTATTGAGTGTTCTTGATCCACTTAAATCAGATACAATTATAGCTAAGCATATTCATGGGTTTGTAGGACGTGAATGGATTTATATTGAAGTTGATCGTTGGCTCAAAGAAGAGAAAAATTCAAGAGTTTTATGGATTACCGCTGAAGCTGGCTATGGTAAGAGTGCCTTGTCAACTTTTTTAAGCGAGAAGCATCCTTCTTCTACAAGTGTTCACTTCTGTCAGCATGACTATAGAGAATCAAGAGACCCTATTCATATGCTTAAAGTACTTATTTATGAACTTAGTACACAGATTCCAGAGTATTATGAAATGCTATTAGGTATAAATTTTAAAGAAAAAATACAAGGCAGTGCAGAAAATATTTTTAAACAGATTTTACTGGAACCATTAGATAAAATTAAGAGACCAGAAAAAGATAGATTTTTTATTATCGATGCCTTGGATGAAGCAAAGGACGGCGACGAAAAAAACCCTATTATGGAACTTATCTCTAACCACTTTTCTGCTTTACCAGAGTGGCTAAATATAATTGTTACAAGTAGGCCTGAACCGGAATTAATGCGTAAATTAAAAAAGTTTAATCCAATTGAACTTAAAGCCAATAATCGAGAGAATTTTGATGACCTTGAAAAGTTTATCTTTCAAACTCTTCCAGAACTAGAAGCTTCTAAAGTGCAAGCATTGTTGAACAAAAGTGAAGGAAATATACTTTTTCTTAAAAAGATGCTAGAGCTGGAAAATATAAAAGATGATGATTTTAGGATTGAAGATATTGAAAAATTACCTATAGGTATGGAAGGCTTTTATCAGCAGTTCTTTGAGCGGAAATTTGATGATATTGAGCTGTATGAAGAGGTCTTTCTTGACTTAGTGAGCATAATTGTTTCTTCCCAAGAAGGACTACCTTCATTTTTAATCACTTATATTTTAGAGATGGGTGAGCGTGAGTATAATAAAAAAAGAGCAAGCTTTGGTTCTTTATTAGAAGAGCATAACTCACTTATCACTTTTTATCATAAATCTTTATTTGATTGGCTGAGTGATTATAGTATTAGTGGTGACTACTCCGCTGACATTAATAAGGGAAATCAGCTTCTTGCTAATAAGCTTTGGCAACTATACCAAGAAGATCAAAAAAAATTTCTAACTCATTATGAACATTACCTGTTACAGGCACTTTACGAAATAAAAGCATATGATAAACTTGAGATAATATTGCAAGATATTTGTTTTATAAAAGAAATGTTTTCCAATAATAAAGAGCTTGTGTATAAAGATATTTTGGATTTTTTAATGAAATCCAACTCGATCAAGATGGATTCAAAATATCAAAATATTAGTTTTATCGAATCGTGGCCAAATGGGAGTATTCTTTCTTCAGATAGAAGAAATATATTTATATGGAGCAAGAAAGGGGAGTTACAAAGTATTATCGAAGGACATACGGGCTTGATTAATGGTATTCAAATCTTGGATGACGGTAGAATTCTTTCATATTCAAATGATGCGACCATGCGCATATATAGCCCAGATGGAATACTTTTGGTTATTATGCAAGGTCATACCGATAGGGTCAATGGGATAGAAATATTAAATGATAATAGAATTCTTTCATATTCATGGGATACTACATTACGACTATGGAGTCCTGATGGAATGGCTGTAGCTATTATGTGCGGCCATAGTGATTGTGTCAATGGTGTAGAGATATTAAACGATGGAAGAATCCTTTCATATTCATATGATAATACATTACGACTATGGTCGTCAAGCGGAAAGCCTTTAGTTGTTATGGAGGGCCATACTAGCCCAATTAATATCGTTGAGATATTGGCTGATGGTAGGATTATTTCATCGTCAGTAGATAATATATCATTTATTTGGAGTTCAAAAGGTGAATTACTTGAAAAGCACTAA
- a CDS encoding AAA family ATPase, whose product MKLDPLEEAVKLKKALQCQIYGQNLAIDAVVDSVKNRIVDPKETPKHIYFFLGPPATGKTYMSQVMAQNFEGYSFYETSMSDYQTHNDGQNLFGTDKGYGTESIGDLTGFVRENPKTVILIDEFEKAHTIVQRKFLPMLSAGYLIDALGWIPASLDEDEFDIFNSNDEDHKRRVTERITKVDFTQTIVVFTSNLGSSLYNNQDFLNSIDTDKYQAESMILQELAHEKKREANVEIPAIVPEMLSRLSQGKIVLFNKHSMKSLREIAADAFTKQLRELTSKYDLKFTYNSKSIPFIQSQLLCFAPEIDARRVKAKIYEQFADKLTNYLLKYNLSWKDVSKIEIIVSKNVMDYSKKNIASGMHDGSLLKYLFRKNMTLKLTDHVEKKGDSLIYFIDNIEFKKVEKVVDTVGDGSISFEVPKTSFGDIDGHIEQIERLKEIANLLKNPDQLKLFDAKIPKGMLLYGKPGTGKTMMAKAFANYADLPFIETTANDLMDFANNDYSMMKKVFQRAKDYAPSIIFIDEIDTFGNRNDTKSPAAINELLTQINGFSDETEDNVFIIAATNYKEKIDEAILRAGRIELQVEVPVLDKVGRKAFMKKILKRPTSNDIDIEKLVMYTSGMTGAELEKAVNESSLYAIRNNLKQLTQEIVIEQINIEKYGKKVLSESQKNSLSSTAFHEAGHAVISNALMSKLKIEQVTITPRENALGFVSFNLENANANMSKKDMESQICIAFAGRMAQMKKYGDDACDTGAISDLDMATKLAYKMIAYYGMDKELGFISLQSVTLSDIQKSVIDSKVVLLLERLKGVTQALIDQNWKSITRVANVLLSQEVIHEEQLDKIMTQKMVS is encoded by the coding sequence ATGAAGTTAGATCCACTAGAAGAAGCAGTAAAATTAAAAAAAGCATTACAGTGCCAAATATATGGACAGAATCTTGCGATTGATGCAGTGGTCGATAGTGTAAAAAACAGAATAGTCGATCCAAAAGAGACTCCAAAGCATATTTATTTTTTTCTTGGACCTCCAGCAACTGGTAAAACTTATATGTCACAGGTAATGGCTCAAAATTTCGAAGGCTATAGCTTTTATGAAACGAGTATGAGTGACTATCAAACTCACAACGACGGACAGAACCTATTTGGAACCGATAAAGGTTATGGTACCGAAAGCATCGGAGATTTAACAGGGTTCGTTCGTGAGAATCCAAAAACCGTGATTTTAATAGACGAGTTTGAAAAGGCACATACAATAGTTCAGAGAAAATTTTTACCTATGTTGAGCGCTGGATACTTGATAGATGCTCTTGGATGGATTCCCGCATCACTTGACGAAGACGAATTTGACATATTCAATTCAAATGATGAGGATCATAAGAGAAGGGTCACTGAGCGAATAACAAAAGTTGATTTTACACAAACTATAGTAGTATTTACTTCTAATCTTGGCTCGTCTCTTTACAACAATCAAGATTTTTTAAACTCAATAGACACTGACAAGTATCAAGCAGAATCCATGATTCTTCAAGAGTTAGCTCACGAGAAGAAAAGAGAAGCAAATGTAGAAATACCGGCAATAGTGCCAGAGATGCTTTCGCGTTTGTCACAAGGGAAAATAGTGTTGTTTAACAAACATAGTATGAAATCCTTAAGAGAAATAGCGGCCGATGCATTTACAAAACAGTTGAGAGAACTGACGTCAAAATACGATTTAAAATTCACATACAACTCCAAAAGTATACCTTTTATTCAATCTCAACTTCTATGTTTCGCTCCAGAGATAGATGCTAGAAGAGTAAAAGCCAAAATTTATGAACAGTTTGCAGATAAGTTGACAAATTATCTTTTAAAATACAACTTGTCATGGAAAGATGTAAGCAAGATTGAAATTATAGTCAGTAAAAATGTAATGGATTACTCTAAAAAGAACATAGCTTCTGGGATGCACGATGGCTCTCTTTTGAAGTACCTCTTTAGAAAAAATATGACTCTGAAACTTACCGATCATGTAGAAAAAAAGGGAGATAGTTTAATATATTTTATCGACAATATTGAGTTTAAAAAAGTCGAAAAAGTTGTTGATACAGTTGGTGATGGTTCCATATCTTTTGAAGTCCCGAAGACTTCGTTTGGAGACATAGATGGTCATATTGAACAGATAGAGAGATTAAAAGAGATAGCAAACCTTTTGAAAAACCCAGATCAACTTAAACTTTTTGATGCAAAAATTCCAAAAGGAATGTTACTTTATGGGAAACCCGGAACAGGAAAAACAATGATGGCGAAAGCTTTTGCGAATTATGCAGACTTGCCCTTTATAGAAACTACGGCAAATGATTTAATGGACTTTGCAAACAATGATTACTCAATGATGAAAAAAGTATTTCAAAGAGCTAAGGATTATGCGCCTTCTATTATATTTATAGATGAAATAGATACTTTTGGAAATCGAAATGATACGAAGTCACCAGCTGCAATTAATGAATTATTAACACAGATCAATGGATTCTCGGATGAAACTGAAGATAATGTGTTCATAATAGCTGCAACAAACTACAAAGAGAAGATAGACGAAGCAATTTTACGTGCTGGTCGAATTGAACTTCAAGTAGAGGTTCCTGTTTTAGACAAAGTAGGGCGCAAAGCTTTTATGAAAAAAATATTAAAAAGACCAACTTCAAATGACATAGACATTGAAAAACTTGTTATGTATACATCTGGAATGACAGGTGCAGAACTTGAAAAAGCTGTTAATGAAAGTTCTTTATATGCCATACGAAATAATCTGAAGCAATTAACTCAAGAGATAGTTATCGAACAGATAAACATAGAAAAATATGGTAAAAAAGTTTTAAGTGAAAGTCAAAAAAATAGTCTTTCTTCAACAGCTTTTCATGAAGCGGGGCATGCTGTAATCTCTAATGCATTGATGTCTAAACTTAAGATTGAACAGGTGACTATAACTCCAAGAGAAAATGCTTTGGGCTTTGTCTCTTTTAATCTGGAAAATGCAAATGCAAACATGTCAAAAAAAGATATGGAATCTCAAATATGCATAGCTTTTGCTGGGAGAATGGCTCAGATGAAGAAGTATGGAGATGATGCATGTGATACAGGAGCGATTTCAGACCTCGATATGGCAACTAAACTTGCATATAAAATGATTGCTTACTATGGAATGGATAAAGAGTTAGGTTTCATCAGTTTACAGTCAGTTACACTTTCTGACATTCAAAAAAGTGTTATAGATTCAAAGGTTGTACTACTTTTAGAGAGGTTAAAAGGTGTAACACAAGCCTTGATTGATCAGAATTGGAAAAGCATTACAAGGGTTGCGAATGTTCTACTGAGTCAAGAGGTTATTCATGAAGAGCAACTAGATAAAATAATGACTCAAAAAATGGTTAGTTGA
- a CDS encoding type II toxin-antitoxin system RelE/ParE family toxin, whose product MNLNIKTLSCFQKDVKRLYKKYKQLPSDLKVLNKELLENPKSGIELGHECYKIRLANSSNPTGKSGGFRVIYYYIDEDNNLYLMSMYAKSELENIDDKIIFNIFKENNLL is encoded by the coding sequence ATGAACTTGAACATTAAAACTCTTAGTTGTTTTCAAAAAGATGTTAAGAGGCTTTATAAAAAATACAAACAGCTACCAAGTGATTTAAAAGTATTAAATAAAGAACTATTAGAAAATCCTAAATCTGGAATAGAACTTGGCCATGAATGCTATAAAATAAGACTAGCCAATAGTTCAAATCCTACAGGTAAAAGTGGTGGATTTAGAGTTATTTATTACTACATAGATGAAGACAACAACTTATATCTTATGAGTATGTACGCAAAAAGTGAATTAGAAAATATTGATGATAAAATTATTTTTAATATTTTTAAAGAGAATAACTTATTATAA
- a CDS encoding response regulator: MKILIVEDDFLIVAQIQECLERLGHEVLATFDDASLALTFVKNNKPDFVFMDIELNGPLDGIQCANALKNRYSIPSIFVTSHHETDILKESMAATPLNFLPKPFEDSNIEAVVALAEITLKLNPVNSTPSIIQLQDYEFNFEYKLLKKNDQVVKLTDKELLLVSILFKNIGNIVSKEEIGKYVYEGNLTTDSSLRRLVSRTRDKLPGLNIQSESKQGYFLTEEKTNNLNR; this comes from the coding sequence ATGAAAATTTTGATAGTAGAAGACGACTTCTTGATAGTCGCACAGATACAAGAGTGCTTAGAGAGACTTGGACATGAAGTTTTGGCTACATTTGACGATGCCAGTTTAGCCTTGACTTTTGTAAAAAACAATAAACCAGACTTTGTATTTATGGACATCGAGTTAAATGGTCCACTAGATGGTATACAGTGTGCAAATGCTCTAAAGAATAGATACTCCATTCCATCTATATTTGTAACTTCACACCACGAAACCGATATTTTAAAAGAGTCTATGGCTGCTACTCCTTTAAACTTTCTGCCAAAACCATTTGAAGATAGTAATATCGAAGCCGTTGTTGCACTTGCAGAGATAACTCTTAAACTAAACCCAGTTAATAGCACTCCAAGTATTATTCAACTACAAGATTATGAATTTAATTTTGAGTACAAGCTATTAAAGAAAAATGATCAGGTTGTTAAGCTTACAGATAAAGAACTGCTCTTAGTATCGATTTTATTCAAAAATATTGGAAATATAGTAAGTAAAGAAGAGATAGGTAAATATGTTTACGAAGGTAATCTAACTACGGATAGTTCTCTAAGAAGACTTGTAAGTAGAACAAGAGATAAGCTTCCTGGACTCAATATTCAATCTGAATCAAAACAAGGTTATTTTTTAACTGAAGAAAAAACAAACAATTTAAACCGTTAA
- a CDS encoding secondary thiamine-phosphate synthase enzyme YjbQ, with product MKIYQTELLLKPYKRGFHIITNQINILLSNYNISTGMINIFIQHTSASLAINENVDPSVRDDMENFFSDSVDDKPYYIHTYEGDDDMPAHIKSSLLGQSLTIPITNGKLNLGTWQGIYLGEHRDCASGRNLIITIYGQ from the coding sequence ATGAAAATATATCAAACTGAACTACTTCTTAAGCCTTACAAACGCGGGTTTCATATTATTACAAATCAAATTAACATACTACTCTCTAATTACAATATATCCACCGGCATGATAAATATATTTATACAGCATACCAGTGCCTCACTTGCCATAAATGAAAATGTAGATCCAAGCGTTAGAGATGATATGGAAAACTTTTTTAGCGATAGCGTAGATGACAAACCATATTATATTCATACCTATGAGGGTGATGATGATATGCCTGCACATATTAAAAGTTCACTTCTAGGACAATCTCTCACAATACCTATAACAAATGGAAAATTAAACCTTGGAACTTGGCAGGGAATATATTTAGGCGAACATAGAGATTGTGCAAGTGGAAGAAACCTTATAATAACCATTTATGGCCAATAG